A segment of the uncultured Desulfobulbus sp. genome:
CCGATCCATCCTCTCAAAGGCGGCCCGGATCAACCGGCTGCCCGCCTCGTTGCTTGGCGAGCAGGTGGTGGACGCCCACCCCCTCAGTGGGCCCATGGGGCGGATTCTGCCCATGCTCATCGGTCAGCATCCTCGGCCGGAACAAGCCGACAAAGAAGAACCCGTCCTGCCGCCCATGGGGGCCCGCATTCTTGCGGTGGCCGATGCCTTTGATCTGTTGACCGTCGGCACCGAGCACCAGGCCCCGCTTTCGCCCAAGGAGGCCAAGGCGCGAATCCTCGCTGATCAGGAGAGCGGGTTTGATCCGGATGTGGTGAAGACCTTCGCCGCAGCTGTTGATCGCATGGATCTGGATTTGCCCAGCATGCTCCTTTAGGACGCATTCATTGTTGAGGCTGTATCTCCTCTCCCCAACGTTGGTTCTTGAATTTTTCTAACTGTTCCAGATAATACGGCTGGTTTTTCGGGTCCAGGCCAAAGGCGCGTTTTTCGGTCTCCACGGCCTCCCGGATCATGTCGTTTGCCCAATAGGCGGTGGCCAAGGTGTCGAGGATGTGGCCCCGTTCTCTGATCATGGCCGCGGTCAGGGCCAAGGTCAGAGCGCGGTCCTTGTTGCGAATGGAGGTATCCTTGGCGGTCAGAAGCAGCCAGGCGAGGTTGTTGTTGAGTTCGGCGTTCATCGGGGCAAGTTTCAGGGCCTGTTCGTAGGCATCAACCGCCTTTTTCTCCATCTGTTTGCTCTGGAGAAAATCTCCCAGATAAATGAGCCAGAGACTGTTTTTCGGCTCCTGACGGACCTTCTGCATCAGTACCGCCTCGGCGTATTTGGTCTCGTACTCCTCGGGGAGTTTGCCGGTGTTGATCTGGTGCAGCCCCAAGACCAGAAGGCCGATAATGGCAAAATAAGTCAAGAGGCTGCTGCGCAGTTTGCGTTCATGGCGGGTGATCAGGCTACGATCGGACTCGCAGAGGCGAAGGAAATCGATGCGTTCACCGATCCCGTAATGGTGCCAGTTTTTTTCGTCCCGGTTGCCGCCGCTCAAATGGGCGATCTTCTCGAAGGAACGGATTAGGGGCCAACTGGTGCCGATGGCGCGAAAAACGTAGGCATCGGCCTGGCGTTCGAAGTTGCGGATGAAATAGCCGAAGACGAAACGAAAATAGACCAGCATCAAGATCAGCAAGGGAGCGGTGGCCAGGACGCCGAGCACGTTCTCCGGGCTGAAGGGGAGATGCGGCAGCAGGGTGTAAAAGAGGTCATTGGAGAGAACCAGGTGCGGCAGGGGCGTTGCCACTGCACCAGCCAGAAGGCTGAACCCGAGAAACAGCACCATGTAAAGAACAAGATGGAGATGCCTCACATGGCCTATCTCATGGGCGAGGACACTGTCAAGTTCGTCCTGGTCAAGTGTTTCCAAAAGCGCTGGGGTGATGAGCAGATAGCGCAACCTGGGCACGATCCCCATGATGCCCGCGGTCAGGACCTGCCCTTCAAACAGTGGCCAGGTATAGATTTCCGAATGAAATCCCTGCGACTCGCAGAATGCCACCAGGCGATCGCGCTGGGGGCTTGCAGGAAGTGGCGTGCAGCCCCAGAGAGTGCGGACCAGAGGGGGGAAGGCCAGGGTAAGAAAAACCAGGAAAAGGATAAAGAGGACCAGGTCGCCCCAGGGGGAGCGCAGCAACTGTCGCAGTTGAGGGATGGGCAACATCTGCAGACCGTCGAACACCAGCGAGAGGCTTATCCAGGGGAGGACGATGGGCAGATTGACCGTGAAATTTGAGCGGATAAAGGCCAACGGACTGTACACGCGCTGGAAATTCTGTTCATACCGTTTTCGGGCCGCCTGCCACATCAGGGCCAGGAGCAGGAAGAAGCCGCCAAGTCCGGCCAGATCGGTGAGGACCGGCAATCGTCCCCCTAAGGAGAGCGGGGTGAGGAAATGCTTGATGTCGAGCAGGTAGACCAATCCAATAAAGACCAGCACCGCCAGGATGGAGAGCTTTTTCTCCGCCGCGAAGTACCCGTTGGGACCAGAGCTCGAGCGGGCAAAGAGACGGGCGGCAATCTGGGCGTACAGCCAATAGACGGCCCCGACCGCAACCAGTGTCCAGAGCGGTGAGAGTGTGGGCTTGGCCGCCGGCGTATTGGTGGAAAAGACAAAAATAACCACCAGGAAATAGAGCAAGTTACTGTAGAGCATAACCACCTGCCTGTATTGGAAGGGCCGCCTGTTCTCCTCTGTTCAGCAGGCCGCGGATTGCTGCTAATGCTATGCATGTTTGTTGCAGTATGCCAGAATCGTTTGCCGATTTTTAAGGCTTTTTCGAACAGTGCCCTGATTTTCGGGGAAAATATGAAAAAATGTTGACCTTTACCGATTTCCTGGTATTATATTCAGTTTACTGTAGCTTTCGGGCCTATAGCTCAGTTGGCTAGAGCCACCGGCTCATAACCGGTCGGTCCCTGGTTCGAGTCCAGGTGGGCCCACCATATTTTCGCTTGAGTGGTTGTATATTTTTTTGACTCACTCCAATTTGAGCTACCAGATGTGATTACGTTTTTGAGCACGTTGACATGCGACCAGCAACCATGGCTGATAGATCAGCGGGGCATTGAAAAAAATGTCTGAAAAGAGGTACATCTTCAAGGATGTGCCTCTTTTTCTTTACTGAGTACGAAAGAGTGCCTACCGTCCAACACTTTCTCGAAATACTGCACGAAATAACTCCGGAACACCTGGCCGAGGATTGGGATAACGTTGGCCTGCTGGTGGGTGAGCCGCGGCAACCGGTGCACCGGATACTCCTCGCGCTGGACCCCGCCTGTTCCCTGGTCGAGGAGGCTGCCCGAGGCCGATACGATCTCCTCCTGACCCACCACCCCATCATTTTCCGGCCGCTCAAAGCACTTCGTACCGATACCCCCACCGGCAGATTCCTCGCCCTCGCCACCCGGCATCAGATCAGCGTCATTGCCTGCCACACCAATTTCGACAGCGTCCCCGACGGGGTCAGTGGCCATCTGGCGCGCATTGTAGGCCTGCAGCAGCTGCGGCCTTTGGTCCCCTCCAAAAACGGTTGTCCGGAGACCTGCGGTCTCGGACAGATCGGCACCTACCCCCAGCCCCTTTCTCCGGAACAGTTTGTCCGTCGCCTCGAAGAGGCCCTTGACCCGCCATGGCTGCTCGAGGCTGGACCTCGTCCGGACCAGGTGCGTCAGGTGGCGGTTTGCGGCGGATCCTGTTCCGATTTCGCCGAAGTTGCCAAGCGAAGCGGCGTTGATGCCTTTCTCACCGCCGAGGTAAAGCATTCCGTGGCGCGCTGGGCTGAGGAGGCCGGTCTGTGGCTGCTTGATGGCGGCCACTTTGCCACGGAAAATCCGGCCATGCAGCCCTTGCGGGAGCGCCTGGAGCTGGCGGCCGAACAACGGGGCTGGGAAGTACATATTGAAGTCGCCCGCCAGGAGCCGCCGCTGCGGCTCGCGGGAACTCGTTTTTAAAAAGGGGAGCGTGTGAGCCGACGGCATCATGCCTCCCCTGATTTATCTCTATGAGTAACCTTTAGACAGACCGATTGAGGAGTTCATCATTGAAAGAAGAAATATTCAAGCTGATCAAGCTGCAGGCCATTGATAGCGAAATAGCCGGGTTTGATAAAGCCATTGCCAAAAAT
Coding sequences within it:
- a CDS encoding M48 family metalloprotease, which gives rise to MLYSNLLYFLVVIFVFSTNTPAAKPTLSPLWTLVAVGAVYWLYAQIAARLFARSSSGPNGYFAAEKKLSILAVLVFIGLVYLLDIKHFLTPLSLGGRLPVLTDLAGLGGFFLLLALMWQAARKRYEQNFQRVYSPLAFIRSNFTVNLPIVLPWISLSLVFDGLQMLPIPQLRQLLRSPWGDLVLFILFLVFLTLAFPPLVRTLWGCTPLPASPQRDRLVAFCESQGFHSEIYTWPLFEGQVLTAGIMGIVPRLRYLLITPALLETLDQDELDSVLAHEIGHVRHLHLVLYMVLFLGFSLLAGAVATPLPHLVLSNDLFYTLLPHLPFSPENVLGVLATAPLLILMLVYFRFVFGYFIRNFERQADAYVFRAIGTSWPLIRSFEKIAHLSGGNRDEKNWHHYGIGERIDFLRLCESDRSLITRHERKLRSSLLTYFAIIGLLVLGLHQINTGKLPEEYETKYAEAVLMQKVRQEPKNSLWLIYLGDFLQSKQMEKKAVDAYEQALKLAPMNAELNNNLAWLLLTAKDTSIRNKDRALTLALTAAMIRERGHILDTLATAYWANDMIREAVETEKRAFGLDPKNQPYYLEQLEKFKNQRWGEEIQPQQ
- a CDS encoding Nif3-like dinuclear metal center hexameric protein encodes the protein MPTVQHFLEILHEITPEHLAEDWDNVGLLVGEPRQPVHRILLALDPACSLVEEAARGRYDLLLTHHPIIFRPLKALRTDTPTGRFLALATRHQISVIACHTNFDSVPDGVSGHLARIVGLQQLRPLVPSKNGCPETCGLGQIGTYPQPLSPEQFVRRLEEALDPPWLLEAGPRPDQVRQVAVCGGSCSDFAEVAKRSGVDAFLTAEVKHSVARWAEEAGLWLLDGGHFATENPAMQPLRERLELAAEQRGWEVHIEVARQEPPLRLAGTRF